A single region of the Accipiter gentilis chromosome 6, bAccGen1.1, whole genome shotgun sequence genome encodes:
- the SMYD4 gene encoding SET and MYND domain-containing protein 4 isoform X2, which yields MALPVEEWRLYAARCWAALEPALRERLAAASLHDMLRLGCGLLRPEAAAVLRRLCRRAPAGKEPAAARFYREEGNRLFGRRHYGTAVRLYSQAASHEPPGSPEVSVCFANRSAALFHLRCFEVCLEDIARAESHGYPDRLLPKVLLRKAECLLCLGRLQDAADTLSVVENKIAMDGIMTSPTHQTLLRKLSQLKIKVHEKENCPEPARETCADIQRKSEIWEENDSISGASSSLSLNFDRERGRHLVASQDILPGQSLLKEEAFVSVLCPGESRLLQDSSETVWDTRVTNADLYCHRCLRQLLASVPCCGCSYAKYCSQSCADMAWEQYHRTECSLGALLLTLGVFCHVALRTVLLAGFAEVSRLVEWSHDDDKDLHNPEARCKHLSEAPDTRAGTRSIPGCNDNGQYQSSYQAVFNLLPHTEKHSPEHKFLCMLSVVAICKQLQEAGLEAAVLNQESSEKWSKPKTCEETSGELSPELKTMAEAMLRHMLQLQCNAQAITVMQESGSGDSAVVNKKPVRLATAFFPVLSLLNHSCCPNISVSFSGTAATVRASQPIPSGQEIFHCYDQAIKMLLKCQMDAGNFLSPGHLLMGEMADHLAQVYATLGKWQEAARYLERSIEIVEMHHGPSSVEMGHELFKLAQILFNGFAVSEALSTIQRAEEILSVHCGPQSTQIQELQEMKTCLSELPRSILQRT from the exons ATGGCGCTGCCGGTGGAGGAGTGGCGGCTGTACGCCGCCCGGTGCTGGGCCGCGCTGGAGCCGGCGCTGCGGGAGCGGTTGGCGGCGGCGTCGCTGCACGACATGTTGCGCCTGGGCTGCGGCCTCCTCCG GCCCGAGGCGGCGGCGGTTCTGAGGCGGTTGTGCCGCCGGGCgcccgcgggcaaggagccggcgGCCGCGCGCTTCTACCGGGAGGAGGGAAACCGGCTGTTCGGCCGCCGCCATTACGGTACCGCCGTGAGGCTCTACTCGCAG GCGGCGTCCCACgagccccccggcagccccgaGGTGTCCGTTTGCTTCGCCAACCGCTCCGCCGCCCTCTTCCACCTCAGGTGCTTTGAG GTTTGTTTGGAAGATATTGCCAGGGCTGAAAGTCATGGCTATCCAGACAGGCTGCTGCCCAAGGTCTTGCTGCGGAAGGCTGAATGTCTGCTGTGTTTGGGGAGGTTACAGGATGCAGCAGACACCCTCAGTGTGGTGGAGAATAAAATTGCTATGGATGGCATCATGACTAGTCCTACACACCAGACACTGCTAAGAAAGTTAAGTCAACTGAAGATTAAAGTACATGAGAAAGAGAACTGTCCAGAGCCTGCACGAGAAACATGTGCTGACATTCAAAGAAAGTCAGAGATCTGGGAAGAGAATGACAGTATTTCAGGTGCATCTTCATCTTTGAGCTTGAATTTTGATAGAGAGAGAGGACGTCACTTGGTGGCCTCCCAGGACATCCTGCCAGGACAGAGCCTGTTGAAAGAGGAGGCCTTTGTAAGCGTGCTCTGCCCAGGGGAGAGCCGCCTTCTGCAGGACAGCAGTGAAACAGTGTGGGATACTCGAGTCACTAATGCAGATCTTTATTGCCACCGTTGTCTGAGGCAGCTCTTAGCCTCAGTGCCTTGCTGTGGGTGCAGTTATGCAAAGTACTGCAGCCAGAGCTGTGCAGACATGGCATGGGAGCAGTACCACAGGACAGAGTGCTCCCTGGGAGCACTGCTTCTCACATTAGGggtcttctgccatgttgccttGAGGACTGTTCTGCTGGCGGGATTTGCAGAGGTTAGCAGGCTGGTGGAATGGTCCCATGATGATGACAAGGACCTTCATAACCCTGAGGCAAGATGCAAACATCTCAGTGAGGCACCAGATACAAGAGCTGGTACCAGAAGTATCCCTGGTTGTAATGACAATGGTCAGTACCAGAGTTCTTACCAAGCTGTGTTCAACCTTTTGCCCCATACTGAGAAGCATAGCCCTGAACATAAGTTCCTTTGCATGCTGAGTGTAGTAGCTATATGCAAACAACTGCAAGAAGCTGGCCTAGAGGCTGCTGTTTTGAATCAGGAGTCATCTGAGAAGTGGTCCAAACCAAAGACATGTGAAGAAACATCGGGTGAATTGTCTCCAGAGCTGAAGACTATGGCAGAAGCGATGCTGAGGCATATGTTGCAGCTGCAATGTAATGCACAAGCGATCACTGTAATGCAGGAGTCAG GATCCGGAGATAGTGCTGTTGTAAATAAGAAGCCTGTGCGCCTGGCGACAGCCTTCTTTCCTGTCCTCAGCCTTCTGAACCATTCGTGCTGTCCCAATATCAGCGTGTCATTTAGTGGGACAGCTGCCACTGTCAGGGCATCACAGCCAATCCCAAGTGGCCAAGAGATTTTCCATTGCTATG ATCAGGCTATCAAAATGCTCCTGAAGTGTCAGATGGATGCTGGAAACTTCTTGTCTCCAGGGCATTTGCTGATGGGAGAGATGGCGGATCATCTGGCACAGGTCTATGCTACTCTTG GGAAGTGGCAGGAAGCAGCCAGATACCTGGAGAGGAGTATTGAAATTGTGGAAATGCATCATGGGCCATCAAGTGTAGAAATGGGTCATGAACTTTTCAAGCTAGCACAAATTCTCTTCAATGG ATTTGCGGTTTCTGAAGCTCTGAGCACGATTCAAAGAGCAGAGGAGATTTTGTCAGTGCACTGTGGTCCTCAGAGTACTCAGATCCAGGAACTACAAGAGATGAAGACCTGTCTGTCAGAGCTTCCCAGAAGCATCCTTCAGAGGACTTAA
- the SMYD4 gene encoding SET and MYND domain-containing protein 4 isoform X1 yields the protein MALPVEEWRLYAARCWAALEPALRERLAAASLHDMLRLGCGLLRPEAAAVLRRLCRRAPAGKEPAAARFYREEGNRLFGRRHYGTAVRLYSQAASHEPPGSPEVSVCFANRSAALFHLRCFEVCLEDIARAESHGYPDRLLPKVLLRKAECLLCLGRLQDAADTLSVVENKIAMDGIMTSPTHQTLLRKLSQLKIKVHEKENCPEPARETCADIQRKSEIWEENDSISGASSSLSLNFDRERGRHLVASQDILPGQSLLKEEAFVSVLCPGESRLLQDSSETVWDTRVTNADLYCHRCLRQLLASVPCCGCSYAKYCSQSCADMAWEQYHRTECSLGALLLTLGVFCHVALRTVLLAGFAEVSRLVEWSHDDDKDLHNPEARCKHLSEAPDTRAGTRSIPGCNDNGQYQSSYQAVFNLLPHTEKHSPEHKFLCMLSVVAICKQLQEAGLEAAVLNQESSEKWSKPKTCEETSGELSPELKTMAEAMLRHMLQLQCNAQAITVMQESGSGDSAVVNKKPVRLATAFFPVLSLLNHSCCPNISVSFSGTAATVRASQPIPSGQEIFHCYGPHRCRMRVAERQQLLSQYFFECRCQACLDELESDVKSVVSMRNSFCCPSCRAPVQGEEMLCCSNEACAISVSRESLSHRLQDLQQQIKKALELLRGRKADQAIKMLLKCQMDAGNFLSPGHLLMGEMADHLAQVYATLGKWQEAARYLERSIEIVEMHHGPSSVEMGHELFKLAQILFNGFAVSEALSTIQRAEEILSVHCGPQSTQIQELQEMKTCLSELPRSILQRT from the exons ATGGCGCTGCCGGTGGAGGAGTGGCGGCTGTACGCCGCCCGGTGCTGGGCCGCGCTGGAGCCGGCGCTGCGGGAGCGGTTGGCGGCGGCGTCGCTGCACGACATGTTGCGCCTGGGCTGCGGCCTCCTCCG GCCCGAGGCGGCGGCGGTTCTGAGGCGGTTGTGCCGCCGGGCgcccgcgggcaaggagccggcgGCCGCGCGCTTCTACCGGGAGGAGGGAAACCGGCTGTTCGGCCGCCGCCATTACGGTACCGCCGTGAGGCTCTACTCGCAG GCGGCGTCCCACgagccccccggcagccccgaGGTGTCCGTTTGCTTCGCCAACCGCTCCGCCGCCCTCTTCCACCTCAGGTGCTTTGAG GTTTGTTTGGAAGATATTGCCAGGGCTGAAAGTCATGGCTATCCAGACAGGCTGCTGCCCAAGGTCTTGCTGCGGAAGGCTGAATGTCTGCTGTGTTTGGGGAGGTTACAGGATGCAGCAGACACCCTCAGTGTGGTGGAGAATAAAATTGCTATGGATGGCATCATGACTAGTCCTACACACCAGACACTGCTAAGAAAGTTAAGTCAACTGAAGATTAAAGTACATGAGAAAGAGAACTGTCCAGAGCCTGCACGAGAAACATGTGCTGACATTCAAAGAAAGTCAGAGATCTGGGAAGAGAATGACAGTATTTCAGGTGCATCTTCATCTTTGAGCTTGAATTTTGATAGAGAGAGAGGACGTCACTTGGTGGCCTCCCAGGACATCCTGCCAGGACAGAGCCTGTTGAAAGAGGAGGCCTTTGTAAGCGTGCTCTGCCCAGGGGAGAGCCGCCTTCTGCAGGACAGCAGTGAAACAGTGTGGGATACTCGAGTCACTAATGCAGATCTTTATTGCCACCGTTGTCTGAGGCAGCTCTTAGCCTCAGTGCCTTGCTGTGGGTGCAGTTATGCAAAGTACTGCAGCCAGAGCTGTGCAGACATGGCATGGGAGCAGTACCACAGGACAGAGTGCTCCCTGGGAGCACTGCTTCTCACATTAGGggtcttctgccatgttgccttGAGGACTGTTCTGCTGGCGGGATTTGCAGAGGTTAGCAGGCTGGTGGAATGGTCCCATGATGATGACAAGGACCTTCATAACCCTGAGGCAAGATGCAAACATCTCAGTGAGGCACCAGATACAAGAGCTGGTACCAGAAGTATCCCTGGTTGTAATGACAATGGTCAGTACCAGAGTTCTTACCAAGCTGTGTTCAACCTTTTGCCCCATACTGAGAAGCATAGCCCTGAACATAAGTTCCTTTGCATGCTGAGTGTAGTAGCTATATGCAAACAACTGCAAGAAGCTGGCCTAGAGGCTGCTGTTTTGAATCAGGAGTCATCTGAGAAGTGGTCCAAACCAAAGACATGTGAAGAAACATCGGGTGAATTGTCTCCAGAGCTGAAGACTATGGCAGAAGCGATGCTGAGGCATATGTTGCAGCTGCAATGTAATGCACAAGCGATCACTGTAATGCAGGAGTCAG GATCCGGAGATAGTGCTGTTGTAAATAAGAAGCCTGTGCGCCTGGCGACAGCCTTCTTTCCTGTCCTCAGCCTTCTGAACCATTCGTGCTGTCCCAATATCAGCGTGTCATTTAGTGGGACAGCTGCCACTGTCAGGGCATCACAGCCAATCCCAAGTGGCCAAGAGATTTTCCATTGCTATG GGCCTCACCGATGTAGAATGAGGGTTGCTGAGAGACAACAGCTTCTCAGTCAGTATTTCTTCGAGTGTCGCTGCCAGGCATGCCTTGATGAGTTAGAGTCTGATGTCAAGAGTGTGGTGTCTATGAGAAACTCATTCTGCTGTCCTAGCTGCCGGGCTCCAGTGCAG GGGGAAGAGATGCTTTGTTGTTCAAATGAAGCTTGTGCAATTTCAGTCAGCAGAGAAAGCCTGTCACACCGTTTACAGGACCTTCAGCAACAAATCAAGAAAGCATTAGAACTGCTAAGAGGCAGGAAGGCTG ATCAGGCTATCAAAATGCTCCTGAAGTGTCAGATGGATGCTGGAAACTTCTTGTCTCCAGGGCATTTGCTGATGGGAGAGATGGCGGATCATCTGGCACAGGTCTATGCTACTCTTG GGAAGTGGCAGGAAGCAGCCAGATACCTGGAGAGGAGTATTGAAATTGTGGAAATGCATCATGGGCCATCAAGTGTAGAAATGGGTCATGAACTTTTCAAGCTAGCACAAATTCTCTTCAATGG ATTTGCGGTTTCTGAAGCTCTGAGCACGATTCAAAGAGCAGAGGAGATTTTGTCAGTGCACTGTGGTCCTCAGAGTACTCAGATCCAGGAACTACAAGAGATGAAGACCTGTCTGTCAGAGCTTCCCAGAAGCATCCTTCAGAGGACTTAA
- the SERPINF1 gene encoding pigment epithelium-derived factor, with translation MRIPLVLLFLGLLTVPSRSQNSATEQNSATADGANAGEVEEEDPFYKTPVNKLAAAVSNFGYDLYRQQSSRTATANVLLSPFSLATALSGLSLGAGERTEDVISRALFYDLLNKAEVHNTYKDLLTSVSAPEKSMKSASRIILEKRLRVKPGFHSQLEKSYKMRLRALSGNTQLDLQEINNWVRQQTKGRIMRFMKDMPTDVSILLAGAAYFKGTWKTKFDTKKTALKDFHLDEDRTVKVSMMSDPKAILRYGFDSELNCKIAQLPLTEGISAMFFLPTKVIQNMSLIEESLTSEFIHDVDRELKTVHAVLSLPKLKLNYEEALGNTLKETRLQSLFTSPDFTMISAKPIKLSHVQHKAILELSEDGERSTPNPGVNAARLTFPIEYHVDRPFLLVLRDDTTGTLLFIGKILDPRSV, from the exons ATGCGGATTCCACTGGTTCTCCTTTTCCTGGGTCTCTTAACTGTCCCAAGCAGATCCCAGAACTCAGCTACTGAGCAG AACTCTGCCACTGCTGATGGAGCTAACGCTGGTGAGGTTGAAGAGGAAGATCCATTCTATAAGACCCCTGTAAACAAGCTGGCAGCTGCAGTCTCCAACTTCGGCTATGACCTGTATCGTCAGCAATCTAGCCGGACAGCCACTGCCAATGTGCTACTGTCTCCATTCAGCCTGGCTACAGCACTGTCTGGTCTCTCACTTG GGGCTGGAGAACGAACAGAAGATGTGATTTCTCGCGCTCTCTTCTATGATCTGCTTAACAAAGCTGAGGTCCACAACACTTACAAAGACCTACTGACCAGTGTGTCTGCACCAGAGAAGAGCATGAAAAGTGCTTCCCGTATCATCTTGGAGAAAA GACTGAGGGTGAAGCCTGGTTTTCACAGCCAACTAGAGAAGTCCTACAAGATGCGCCTGAGGGCCCTAAGTGGCAATACCCAGTTAGACCTCCAAGAAATCAACAACTGGGTACGACAGCAGACAAAGGGAAGGATTATGCGGTTTATGAAGGACATGCCCACAGATGTCAGTATTCTCCTTGCTGGGGCTGCTTACTTCAAGG ggACATGGAAAACCAAGTTTGACACCAAGAAGACTGCCCTGAAGGACTTCCATCTGGATGAGGACAGAACTGTGAAGGTGTCCATGATGTCAGACCCCAAAGCTATACTGCGATATGGTTTTGACTCAGAACTCAACTGCAAG ATTGCCCAGCTGCCATTGACAGAGGGAATCAGTGCCATGTTCTTCCTGCCTACGAAGGTGATCCAGAATATGAGTCTGATTGAGGAAAGCCTTACTTCTGAATTTATCCATGATGTAGACAGGGAGCTGAAGACAGTCCATGCTGTGCTAAGCTTGCCCAAACTAAAGCTGAACTATGAAGAGGCACTTGGCAACACACTAAAGGAGACAA gGCTCCAATCACTTTTCACATCACCTGATTTTACCATGATTTCTGCCAAACCTATTAAGCTATCTCATGTGCAACACAAGGCAATTCTGGAGCTTAGTGAAGATGGGGAAAGATCCACACCAAATCCTGGGGTGAATGCTGCTCGTCTGACCTTCCCCATAGAATATCACGTGGACAGACCTTTCCTTCTTGTACTGCGAGATGATACCACTGGAACCCTCCTCTTCATTGGCAAGATCCTGGATCCCAGGAGTGTTTAG